In one window of Fibrobacter sp. DNA:
- a CDS encoding mechanosensitive ion channel family protein encodes MKQVLLVLLVFVAVKVFVWSFRKFLLRMTKRGMDPAAVPLITDLIKYVVYISALIVCLNIFGVNTTGIVAMISAASLAIGFALKDTLSNIASGIVLLFLRPFKAGDLIECGSIKGKILGIGLFNTTLETLDGLYVSAPNSSLWGAPIVNFSKNPYRRLEITVGISYNTSLDHVMESLRNMVAGETRFMRDPEPSFFVSGLDDSAVTISVYVWVRSSEFGALKREYTEAVKRLFDEKGIEIPYPQRVLHVLNDTSKFSQK; translated from the coding sequence GTATGACCAAGAGGGGGATGGATCCTGCTGCGGTTCCCCTGATTACCGATCTTATCAAGTATGTAGTGTACATCTCTGCGTTGATCGTGTGCTTGAACATTTTCGGTGTGAATACCACCGGCATTGTTGCCATGATCAGTGCCGCAAGCCTTGCTATCGGATTTGCCCTTAAGGATACCCTTTCCAATATCGCTTCTGGTATAGTCCTCCTTTTCCTTCGCCCCTTCAAGGCGGGGGATTTGATTGAATGTGGCTCCATCAAGGGAAAAATTCTAGGGATCGGCCTCTTCAACACCACCCTGGAAACACTGGATGGTTTGTACGTTTCAGCTCCAAATAGCTCCCTTTGGGGAGCTCCTATCGTGAATTTCAGCAAGAATCCCTATCGCCGTTTGGAAATTACGGTTGGGATTTCCTACAACACGTCCTTGGACCATGTGATGGAAAGTCTGAGGAACATGGTGGCCGGCGAAACTCGCTTTATGCGAGATCCGGAGCCTTCCTTCTTTGTGTCAGGGCTGGACGATAGTGCCGTTACCATATCGGTTTACGTGTGGGTACGTTCTTCCGAATTTGGCGCGCTGAAGCGTGAGTATACCGAGGCGGTCAAGCGTCTGTTTGATGAAAAGGGAATCGAGATTCCTTATCCTCAGCGTGTGCTGCATGTTTTAAATGATACTTCGAAGTTTTCCCAAAAGTAG
- a CDS encoding family 43 glycosylhydrolase, producing the protein MKKRNLVSFAGVLAMGAASALAADWYAKDNLQPGHDPTMIRYEDGYALMTTNNQLSLWTSEDAYSWKAHGKTMTKFPQWIYTYAPSMEDVWAPDLYVMNGEFRAYYCGSVFGKRTSAIGYTASKSIVPGTEGYGWQDRGHVFHTVATDKYNAIDPDVIKTSKGEFWMAFGSFGLGIQLIKLDPTTGLQANDDKTVYNIARRTSSASGGAEEGPSLIEHNGQYFLFTAWDKCCQQGANIEQTTYKTAYGRADQITGPYKDRAGYNMATGGGTIVLERYGRYVGPGGGEPFQDLNRVRFVHHYYDNAGDKYNHIHIRDIVFTDDNWAEMGQPFLGRYLSAEAEHGVLTRAVSGDLAVTRGTKASGNEYLGYINTKGSKIHLPMNIMQAGDYLLRYRYANGGAGVATHSVTINGKAQEVKLPATGAWGEFPETSVAMIPAKLKRGGNFIDVSPVPNGENFAELDRIDFLRIIRDTIPGNGFDNGIRIRLNEKDELAIKDGGYALFENVVTDSIKSTNVSVQVKDGSGKLSLRAGSKSGTVLSECDLSAAKAGENGWSVAECSEMKAQKGVQDFFLTASGVSGEVAVGNIMFIAPKPVEPESSSSEEEVESSSSEKAESSSSIIGPVGEGCEDPNAPGYAENCISDAIAPSVAPMAARYTVNRIGGDYQVRLNTAGNHQVYLLNSMGQIMDRKAVRSDRAGAEVMFTNLPKGNYIVKVK; encoded by the coding sequence ATGAAAAAAAGGAATTTAGTTTCGTTTGCAGGTGTGTTGGCGATGGGGGCCGCATCTGCACTTGCTGCCGACTGGTATGCAAAGGATAACTTGCAGCCGGGCCATGATCCTACCATGATCCGCTATGAGGACGGCTATGCCCTCATGACAACCAACAATCAGCTGTCCCTCTGGACTTCGGAAGACGCCTACAGCTGGAAGGCTCATGGCAAGACCATGACCAAGTTTCCGCAATGGATTTACACTTACGCCCCCTCCATGGAAGATGTGTGGGCTCCCGATCTTTATGTGATGAACGGTGAATTCCGAGCCTATTATTGCGGCTCTGTTTTTGGCAAGCGAACTTCGGCCATCGGCTATACAGCATCCAAGTCCATCGTTCCTGGAACAGAAGGATACGGCTGGCAGGATCGCGGTCACGTTTTTCATACGGTGGCGACAGACAAGTATAATGCCATCGACCCCGATGTAATCAAGACCTCCAAGGGCGAATTCTGGATGGCATTCGGATCCTTTGGCCTTGGCATTCAACTAATCAAGCTGGATCCTACTACAGGCTTGCAGGCGAATGATGATAAGACTGTCTACAATATCGCCCGCCGTACCAGTTCCGCCAGCGGTGGCGCCGAAGAAGGCCCTAGCCTTATCGAACATAATGGTCAATACTTCCTCTTTACCGCCTGGGATAAATGCTGCCAGCAGGGAGCAAACATCGAGCAGACTACTTACAAGACTGCTTATGGCCGAGCCGACCAGATTACTGGACCCTACAAGGATCGTGCAGGCTATAATATGGCAACCGGCGGTGGAACCATTGTTCTTGAACGTTACGGACGTTATGTTGGCCCGGGTGGTGGCGAACCCTTCCAGGACTTGAATCGTGTCCGCTTTGTCCATCATTACTATGATAACGCCGGCGACAAGTACAACCACATCCATATCCGCGACATCGTTTTCACCGACGACAACTGGGCAGAAATGGGTCAGCCTTTCCTTGGACGTTATCTGAGTGCCGAAGCTGAACACGGCGTATTGACACGCGCTGTTTCTGGCGACTTGGCCGTAACCCGTGGAACCAAGGCTTCCGGCAATGAATACCTTGGCTACATCAATACCAAGGGTTCCAAGATTCATTTGCCCATGAACATTATGCAGGCTGGCGATTACCTGCTTCGCTATCGTTATGCCAACGGCGGTGCTGGAGTTGCGACCCATAGCGTGACTATCAATGGCAAGGCTCAGGAAGTGAAACTTCCTGCAACAGGTGCCTGGGGTGAATTCCCAGAAACTTCTGTGGCTATGATTCCTGCCAAGCTAAAGCGTGGCGGCAACTTCATTGATGTAAGCCCGGTTCCCAATGGTGAGAATTTTGCAGAGCTGGACCGCATCGACTTCCTCCGCATTATTCGCGATACCATCCCCGGTAACGGCTTTGATAACGGTATCCGTATTCGCTTGAATGAAAAGGATGAGCTTGCCATAAAGGATGGTGGCTATGCCCTCTTTGAAAACGTGGTTACCGATTCCATCAAGAGCACCAACGTTTCTGTTCAGGTAAAGGACGGATCCGGCAAACTTTCTCTGCGTGCGGGTTCCAAGTCTGGAACAGTGCTTTCTGAATGCGACCTGAGTGCAGCTAAGGCTGGCGAAAACGGTTGGTCCGTTGCTGAATGCTCCGAAATGAAGGCTCAGAAGGGAGTCCAGGACTTCTTCCTCACAGCCTCTGGAGTTTCTGGCGAAGTAGCCGTGGGTAACATTATGTTTATTGCCCCCAAGCCTGTTGAGCCGGAGTCCAGTTCCAGCGAAGAAGAGGTTGAATCTAGCTCTAGCGAAAAAGCTGAATCCAGTTCAAGTATTATAGGACCTGTTGGTGAAGGTTGCGAAGATCCGAATGCCCCGGGCTACGCAGAAAATTGCATTTCTGATGCTATTGCTCCTTCTGTTGCTCCTATGGCAGCCCGTTATACAGTAAACCGTATTGGTGGAGATTATCAGGTCCGCCTGAATACCGCAGGCAACCATCAGGTATATCTGCTGAACTCCATGGGTCAGATCATGGATCGCAAGGCTGTCCGCAGCGATCGCGCTGGCGCCGAAGTGATGTTCACGAACCTGCCCAAGGGCAACTACATCGTCAAGGTGAAGTAA